One window of the Rosa rugosa chromosome 3, drRosRugo1.1, whole genome shotgun sequence genome contains the following:
- the LOC133736042 gene encoding bark storage protein A-like — protein sequence MRVAWPCLVVYAMSIVVVQAALLVETLKLIEETNDRGPYLGLVIPNSFEMNPLLQSPDFISANLTIDFSGRRFRFGTISEKKVVLVMTGLSMINAGITTQLLLSLFDIEGVVHCGIAGNANPDLHLADVVIPQYWAHTALWNWQRYGNGPENELPLESRGDYTREIGYLKLANYTINVTDSSDNLLSNIWYQPEEVFPVNGTPEHREHAFWVPVDPFYYEISQKLEEMKLEGCLNSTTCLSHIPKVARVQRGTSASIYLDNAAYRDLIYNKFNITPVDMESASVALICLQQKVPFIVIRALSDLAGGGSANSNEADTFIALASNNSVTVLLEFVKHLSAVTVSRTEQHLARCCGDEL from the exons ATGAGGGTGGCTTGGCCTTGTTTAGTTGTTTATGCTATGAGCATCGTAGTAGTGCAGGCTGCACTCTTAGTAGAGACGTTGAAATTGATCGAAGAGACCAACGATAGAGGCCCTTATTTAGGGTTGGTCATTCCTAATTCTTTCGAAATGAACCCTCTTCTTCAATCTCCAGATTTCATTTCAGCTAACCTGACTATAGATTTTTCTG GACGGAGATTTCGGTTTGGAACAATTTCTGAAAAGAAAGTCGTATTAGTCATGACAGGACTCTCCATG ATTAATGCAGGAATAACCACTCAGCTCTTACTAAGCCTATTCGATATAGAAGGAGTGGTGCATTGTGGCATAGCTGGCAATGCAAACCCAGATCTCCATCTTGCAGATGTGGTCATTCCTCAGTACTGGGCACATACCGCTCTTTGGAACTGGCAG AGATATGGAAATGGGCCGGAAAATGAGCTACCCCTTGAATCACGAGGAGACTACACCAGAGAAATTGGCTACTTAAAACTTGCAAACTATACAATCAACGTGACAGACTCATCTGACAACCTGTTGAGCAACATTTGGTATCAACCGGAGGAAGTCTTCCCCGTCAATGGAACTCCAGAACATAGAGAGCATGCCTTTTGGGTCCCTGTTGATCCCTTCTACTATGAAATTTCCCAGAAGCTAGAG GAGATGAAACTGGAAGGTTGCCTAAACTCAACAACATGTTTGTCACATATACCAAAAGTGGCGAGAGTTCAAAGGGGAACAAGTGCAAGCATTTACCTGGACAATGCTGCTTACCGCGACTTGATATACAATAAGTTCAACATAACTCCGGTGGACATGGAAAGTGCTTCCGTTGCCTTGATATGTCTTCAGCAAAAGGTGCCTTTCATTGTCATCAGGGCTCTCTCTGACTTGGCCGGCGGTGGCTCTGCGAATTCGAATGAGGCTGATACTTTCATCGCTCTTGCTTCCAATAATTCAGTCACAGTTCTTTTGGAATTTGTCAAACATTTATCAGCTGTTACTGTCTCACGTACCGAGCAGCATCTAGCTAGGTGTTGTGGTGATGAATTATGA
- the LOC133740699 gene encoding aldehyde oxidase GLOX1-like, translating into MSILLKSLAPLSLFFFFFTFGNSRLPKIPLILFFNGGEYEYYKAVHNPNEAIKHEKEYRGRWELVSENSGVSAMHIIIMPNSNKAIMFDAAGFGPSEISLPAGDCRRVLDSRQEVEVYELDCWAHAVEFDIDTAAIRPLKILTDTWCSSGGLSANGTLVQTGGWDEGGRSVRYFNGCSSCDWEEYPISLSGLRWFSTQHILPNGNFIVVGGRRMFNYEYVPKAGSSNKISYALSFLQETSDLVENNLYPFVFLSTDGNLLIFANNRSILLNPTTNKVVRELPVLDGGSRNYPASGMAALLPIKLNDRNPNVIRAEILVCGGADPRAGKFVQKGIYATALQDCGRIDITNPKATWRKEMMPTPRIMGDMVILPTGDILMINGAKEGTAGLNFAEDPNITPVIYKPDNPITRRFMELKETKIPRMYGSTSTLLPDGAVLVAGSNPNYYYNFTGVKYPTELRVEKFYPPYFDPERVSDRAVITSNYMGGMVNYKRNFVIEFQVKKARVNPSDLKVTMYAPPFTTHGFSMGQRLLELAITELKIVESELFRVEVAAPPTAEIAPPGFYLVFVVHAGVPSSGIWLQIA; encoded by the exons ATGTCCATCTTGCTCAAATCCCTTgctcctctctccctcttcttcttcttctttacttTTGGGAATTCTAGGCTTCCAAAAATCCCGCTTATACTTTTTTTCAATGGAGGAGAATATGAATATTACAAAGCCGTACACAATCCAAATGAAGCGATCAAACATGAGAAAGAGTATAGAGGTAGGTGGGAATTGGTTTCAGAGAATTCAGGTGTATCAGCCATGCACATAATCATAATGCCTAACAGTAATAAGGCCATTATGTTTGATGCTGCTGGTTTTGGCCCATCTGAGATCTCATTGCCCGCCGGAGATTGTCGTCGGGTTTTGGACAGCAGACAGGAAGTTGAAGTTTATGAATTGGATTGCTGGGCTCATGCTGTGGAATTTGACATTGACACTGCAGCTATTAGGCCACTTAAG ATTTTAACAGATACTTGGTGCTCATCTGGGGGGTTATCAGCTAATGGTACACTTGTGCAAACTGGTGGATGGGATGAAGGAGGAAGGTCTGTGAGATACTTCAATGGATGCAGTAGTTGCGATTGGGAGGAGTACCCCATATCACTTTCCGGCTTAAGATG GTTTTCTACCCAACATATTTTGCCAAATGGGAATTTCATAGTGGTTGGAGGCCGTCGGATGTTCAATTACGAGTATGTCCCTAAGGCGGGAAGTTCGAATAAAATAAGCTACGCTTTATCATTTCTCCAAGAGACGAGTGATCTTGTAGAGAACAATCTCTACCCATTTGTCTTCCTCTCCACAGATGGCAACCTCCTAATTTTCGCTAACAATCGATCGATTTTGCTCAACCCAACCACTAATAAAGTCGTACGCGAACTCCCCGTCCTTGATGGTGGGTCTCGCAACTACCCTGCATCCGGGATGGCGGCATTGCTACCTATAAAGCTCAATGACCGGAACCCGAATGTAATCCGAGCTGAAATTCTGGTCTGCGGTGGAGCGGATCCCAGAGCGGGAAAGTTTGTTCAAAAGGGTATATACGCAACTGCACTACAAGATTGCGGAAGGATTGATATAACCAACCCAAAAGCCACGTGGCGAAAGGAGATGATGCCGACGCCAAGGATCATGGGAGATATGGTGATCCTTCCCACAGGTGATATCCTTATGATTAATGGAGCCAAAGAGGGCACAGCCGGGTTGAATTTTGCGGAGGATCCGAATATTACTCCAGTAATTTATAAACCCGATAACCCAATAACCCGACGGTTCATGGAGctaaaggaaacaaaaatacCAAGAATGTACGGTTCAACCTCTACATTATTGCCAGATGGCGCAGTTTTAGTGGCTGGGAGCAATCCAAACTACTATTACAATTTCACCGGTGTGAAATATCCAACAGAGCTTCGGGTCGAGAAGTTTTACCCGCCATATTTCGACCCGGAACGGGTGTCGGACCGTGCTGTAATAACATCCAATTACATGGGTGGAATGGTAAATTATAAGAGAAATTTTGTGATTGAGTTCCAAGTGAAGAAAGCTAGGGTGAATCCATCAGATTTGAAGGTAACAATGTATGCACCACCATTCACAACGCATGGTTTTTCGATGGGACAAAGACTTCTAGAATTGGCCATAACAGAGTTGAAAATTGTGGAATCGGAATTGTTCCGAGTGGAGGTTGCGGCACCACCAACGGCCGAGATTGCTCCACCGGGCTTCTACTTGGTCTTTGTTGTGCACGCTGGTGTTCCTAGTTCAGGGATATGGCTCCAAATTGCATAG